From a single Serratia surfactantfaciens genomic region:
- a CDS encoding fimbria/pilus outer membrane usher protein: MTKTAAAGFDVKTLAQLGYNADIAEFFNTARFLPGVHRVTLEVNAAQRYQEEVRFDAQGALCLDESLAQTLRLRVTPPPGACERFDSHWPQAVVQVFPGAFRVEITLPEAAFDADKLRSEQSGGHAVLLNYDLYANRRQGRYGNQQTLQAMLEPGVNLRNWVLRNRSSYSNDESGSRLEVYETSASKDFPAWGAVVQLGEFSAGGALSGNVPLSGGQLLSLTAGAPDAALTVPLQGSVASPATLEVKQRGQVMYRTLLPAGPFSLSELGPVMAGVEAEVTLTETDGRRQRFTVTPDAGDPAGRAGGYRLAAGRYRPYGAGREGASPPALLLGEQAFRLGRGQITAGGLLARTYHRLGWQGSVSDDAGNWLSGGATFTRGRQSGVQLEAQGQVALGPHLALSLSSQYRTEGFRDADEGLNPPAEAEGAARQRYNGGAALSWRTLSAGALTYSLSHERYYRDSRRSWTHALAYGVSLGRATLSVNLQSSAYDRAAVYAGLSLPWGAGSVSSRLQSRRNNQQTLGGSWQGPVSERLNGYLDVTRDADGEYQGTGNLSGETAYTRLSLGASHSGQGSSSLSLASSGGLGVANGTWVTSPQRIGDTFAVMRVAGQSGVRVSGGGSGMTDFAGDALLPMLMPYMPLRAQVDTLSLPLNLRLDSTEAAFELARGTVAERRFRVTEVRQLLLTLRDESGALLPTGASVHDERGQLLGTLIGEGNLMLVNDDIGKALRVRRLNMNECVVSYAVPAAFDPSVLYEEGDGVCRAAGGSSDNG, translated from the coding sequence ATGACGAAAACCGCTGCCGCCGGATTTGATGTCAAAACCCTGGCGCAGCTGGGGTACAACGCGGATATCGCCGAATTTTTCAATACCGCCCGGTTTTTGCCGGGCGTGCACCGGGTGACGCTGGAGGTCAATGCGGCGCAGCGTTACCAGGAAGAGGTGCGTTTCGATGCGCAGGGGGCGCTGTGTCTGGATGAAAGCCTGGCGCAGACGCTGCGTTTGCGGGTCACGCCGCCGCCGGGGGCCTGCGAACGTTTCGATTCGCACTGGCCGCAGGCGGTGGTGCAGGTGTTTCCCGGCGCCTTTCGGGTGGAAATCACCCTGCCGGAGGCGGCGTTCGATGCGGACAAACTGCGCAGCGAGCAGTCGGGCGGCCATGCGGTGCTGCTGAACTACGACCTGTACGCCAACCGGCGTCAGGGGCGCTACGGCAATCAGCAGACGCTGCAGGCGATGCTGGAGCCGGGCGTCAACCTGCGCAACTGGGTGCTGCGCAATCGCTCAAGCTACAGCAACGACGAGAGCGGCAGCCGGCTCGAGGTATACGAGACCTCGGCGAGCAAAGACTTTCCCGCCTGGGGGGCGGTGGTTCAGCTCGGCGAGTTCAGCGCCGGCGGCGCGCTGAGCGGCAACGTGCCGCTCAGCGGCGGACAGCTGCTTTCCCTGACGGCCGGCGCGCCTGATGCGGCGCTGACGGTGCCGCTGCAGGGCAGCGTGGCGAGCCCGGCGACGCTGGAGGTCAAACAGCGCGGGCAGGTGATGTACCGCACCCTGCTGCCGGCCGGGCCGTTTTCGCTGAGCGAGCTGGGGCCGGTGATGGCCGGGGTGGAGGCCGAGGTCACGTTGACGGAAACCGACGGGCGGCGGCAACGCTTTACGGTCACCCCCGACGCCGGCGACCCGGCGGGCCGGGCGGGCGGCTATCGGCTGGCGGCGGGGCGCTACCGCCCGTACGGCGCCGGGCGAGAGGGCGCCTCGCCGCCGGCGCTGCTGCTGGGTGAGCAGGCGTTCCGTCTCGGCCGGGGGCAGATAACGGCGGGCGGGCTGCTGGCGCGCACCTACCATCGGCTGGGCTGGCAGGGCAGTGTGAGTGACGACGCCGGCAACTGGCTGTCGGGCGGCGCGACCTTCACCCGTGGCCGGCAGTCCGGCGTGCAGCTGGAGGCTCAGGGGCAGGTGGCGCTGGGGCCCCATCTGGCGCTGTCGCTGTCGTCGCAGTACCGCACCGAAGGCTTTCGGGACGCGGACGAAGGGCTGAACCCGCCCGCAGAGGCGGAAGGGGCGGCCCGGCAGCGCTACAACGGCGGGGCGGCGCTCTCCTGGCGCACCCTGAGCGCCGGGGCGCTGACCTACTCGCTGTCGCATGAACGCTATTACCGCGACAGCCGGCGCAGCTGGACCCATGCGCTGGCGTACGGCGTCAGCCTGGGAAGGGCGACGCTGAGCGTCAACCTGCAGTCTTCCGCTTACGACCGCGCGGCGGTCTACGCCGGGCTGAGCCTGCCCTGGGGGGCGGGCAGCGTCAGCAGCCGGCTGCAGTCGCGGCGCAACAATCAGCAGACGCTGGGCGGCAGCTGGCAGGGGCCGGTGAGCGAGCGGCTGAACGGCTATCTGGACGTGACGCGGGACGCGGACGGCGAGTACCAGGGCACCGGCAACCTGAGCGGCGAGACGGCGTATACCCGGCTGTCGCTGGGGGCCTCGCACAGCGGGCAGGGCAGTTCCTCGCTGTCGCTTGCATCGTCTGGCGGGCTGGGGGTGGCCAACGGCACCTGGGTGACGTCACCGCAGCGCATCGGCGACACCTTCGCGGTGATGAGGGTGGCGGGACAGTCGGGGGTCAGGGTGTCGGGCGGCGGCAGCGGCATGACGGATTTTGCCGGCGACGCGCTGCTGCCGATGCTGATGCCTTATATGCCGCTGCGCGCGCAGGTCGATACGCTGTCGCTTCCGCTGAACCTGCGGCTGGACAGCACCGAAGCGGCGTTCGAGCTGGCGCGCGGCACGGTGGCGGAGCGGCGTTTTCGGGTGACCGAAGTGCGCCAGCTGCTGCTGACCCTGCGGGATGAGAGCGGCGCGCTGCTGCCGACCGGGGCGTCGGTGCACGACGAGCGGGGGCAGCTGCTGGGTACACTGATAGGCGAGGGCAACCTGATGCTGGTGAATGACGATATCGGCAAGGCGCTGCGGGTGCGGCGTCTGAACATGAACGAATGCGTGGTGAGTTACGCGGTGCCGGCGGCGTTCGACCCGTCGGTGTTGTACGAAGAGGGCGATGGCGTCTGCCGTGCGGCGGGCGGCTCGTCCGATAATGGATGA